A single region of the Pseudomonas mandelii genome encodes:
- a CDS encoding asparaginase, which yields MKSAFNTFIPGALALLLLLPTALQAKEVETQQKLANVVILATGGTIAGAGASAANSATYQAAKVGIEQLIAGVPELSQLANVRGEQVMQIASESITNDNLLQLGRRVAELADSKDVDGIVITHGTDTLEETAYFLNLVEKTDKPIIVVGSMRPGTAMSADGMLNLYNAVAVASSKDARGKGVLVTMNDEIQSGRDVSKMINIKTEAFKSAWGPLGMVVEGKSYWFRLPAKRHTMDSEFDIKTIKSLPDVEIAYSYGNVSDTAYKALAQSGAKAIIHAGTGNGSVSSRVVPALQALRKDGVQIIRSSHVNAGGFVLRNAEQPDDKYDWVVAHDLNPQKARILAMVALTKTNDSKELQRMFWEY from the coding sequence ATGAAATCTGCCTTCAACACCTTTATTCCGGGCGCTTTGGCCCTCCTGCTGCTCCTGCCTACCGCTCTTCAGGCAAAAGAAGTCGAAACCCAACAGAAACTGGCCAACGTGGTGATCCTCGCCACCGGCGGCACCATTGCCGGTGCCGGCGCCAGCGCTGCTAACAGCGCGACCTACCAGGCAGCGAAAGTCGGCATCGAGCAACTGATCGCCGGGGTTCCGGAGCTCAGCCAGCTGGCCAACGTTCGCGGCGAACAGGTCATGCAGATCGCCTCGGAAAGCATCACCAACGACAACCTGCTGCAACTGGGTCGCCGCGTCGCCGAACTGGCCGACAGCAAAGACGTCGACGGGATCGTGATCACCCACGGCACCGACACCCTGGAAGAAACCGCGTACTTCCTGAACCTGGTGGAAAAAACCGACAAGCCAATCATCGTCGTCGGCTCCATGCGCCCAGGCACCGCAATGTCGGCTGACGGCATGCTGAACCTGTACAACGCCGTCGCCGTCGCCAGCAGCAAAGACGCCCGCGGCAAAGGCGTGCTGGTGACCATGAATGATGAGATCCAGTCGGGGCGCGACGTCAGCAAAATGATCAACATCAAAACCGAGGCATTCAAAAGTGCCTGGGGCCCGCTCGGCATGGTAGTTGAGGGCAAATCCTACTGGTTCCGTCTGCCGGCCAAGCGTCACACCATGGATTCGGAATTCGACATCAAAACCATCAAGAGCCTGCCTGACGTCGAAATCGCCTATTCCTACGGCAACGTCAGCGACACGGCCTACAAGGCACTGGCTCAATCCGGTGCCAAAGCGATCATCCATGCGGGCACCGGCAACGGTTCGGTCTCCTCGCGTGTGGTCCCTGCCCTGCAAGCCCTGCGCAAGGACGGCGTGCAAATCATTCGTTCGTCCCACGTCAACGCCGGCGGTTTCGTCCTGCGTAATGCCGAACAGCCTGACGACAAGTACGACTGGGTCGTGGCGCATGACCTGAACCCGCAAAAAGCCCGCATCCTGGCCATGGTCGCGCTGACCAAGACCAACGACAGCAAAGAGCTGCAACGGATGTTCTGGGAATACTGA
- a CDS encoding endonuclease: MSVRWFALLFLFITLGAQAGAPRTFNEAKKVAWKLYAPQSTEFYCGCKYTGNKVNLAACGYVPRKNAKRAARIEWEHIVPAWQIGHQRQCWQEGGRKNCTRYDPVYQKAEADLHNLVPSIGEVNGDRSNFSFGWLPVQSGQYGSCLTQVDFKAKKVMPRPSIRGMIARTYFYMSKQYGLRLSKQDRQLYDAWNKTYPVEAWERQRNQSVACVMGRGNEFVGPVDMKACR, encoded by the coding sequence ATGAGTGTCCGCTGGTTTGCTTTGCTGTTTCTGTTCATCACCCTTGGCGCCCAGGCTGGCGCCCCCCGCACCTTCAACGAAGCCAAGAAAGTCGCCTGGAAGCTGTACGCGCCGCAATCCACCGAGTTCTATTGCGGCTGTAAATACACCGGCAACAAGGTCAACCTCGCAGCCTGTGGGTATGTGCCGCGCAAGAACGCCAAGCGCGCCGCCCGCATTGAGTGGGAGCACATTGTTCCCGCTTGGCAAATCGGCCATCAGCGTCAGTGCTGGCAAGAGGGCGGACGCAAGAACTGCACGCGGTACGATCCGGTCTATCAAAAGGCCGAGGCTGATCTGCACAACCTGGTGCCGAGCATCGGCGAAGTGAACGGCGATCGCAGTAACTTCAGTTTCGGTTGGCTGCCGGTGCAATCGGGTCAGTACGGTTCGTGCCTGACCCAGGTCGATTTCAAGGCGAAGAAGGTCATGCCCCGCCCTTCCATTCGCGGCATGATCGCCCGGACGTATTTCTACATGAGCAAACAGTACGGTTTGCGCCTGTCGAAACAGGATCGGCAACTGTACGACGCGTGGAACAAGACCTATCCGGTTGAAGCCTGGGAACGTCAGCGCAACCAGAGCGTGGCCTGCGTGATGGGTCGGGGCAACGAGTTTGTCGGGCCCGTGGACATGAAAGCCTGCCGCTGA
- a CDS encoding ABC transporter permease: MKTASSAGKRSGNFYGLGTYLGLAGALLAMVALFSVLSSHFLSYDTFSTLANQIPDLMVLAVGMTFVLIIGGIDLSVGSVLALAASAVSVAILGWGWSVLPAALLGMAIAALAGTITGSITVAWRIPSFIVSLGVLEMARGVAYQMTGSRTAYIGDAFAWLSNPIAFGISPSFIIALLIIIIAQAVLTRTVFGRYLIGIGTNEEAVRLAGINPKPYKILVFSLMGLLAGIAALFQISRLEAADPNAGSGLELQVIAAVVIGGTSLMGGRGSVISTFFGVLIISVLAAGLAQIGATEPTKRIITGAVIVVAVVLDTYRSQRASRRT; the protein is encoded by the coding sequence ATGAAAACTGCATCTTCTGCCGGCAAACGTAGTGGCAATTTCTACGGCTTGGGCACCTATCTGGGCCTGGCCGGTGCCTTGCTGGCGATGGTCGCGCTGTTCTCGGTATTGAGCAGCCACTTCCTGTCCTACGACACTTTCAGCACCCTGGCCAACCAGATTCCCGATTTGATGGTGCTGGCGGTCGGCATGACGTTCGTGCTGATCATCGGCGGTATCGACCTGTCGGTCGGCTCGGTGTTGGCGCTCGCAGCGTCGGCCGTCAGCGTGGCGATTCTTGGCTGGGGCTGGAGCGTCCTGCCTGCAGCGCTGCTCGGCATGGCGATCGCGGCATTGGCCGGGACCATCACCGGATCGATCACCGTGGCGTGGCGAATTCCGTCGTTCATCGTGTCCCTTGGCGTGCTGGAAATGGCCCGTGGCGTGGCGTATCAGATGACCGGCTCGCGCACGGCTTACATCGGTGACGCCTTTGCCTGGCTGTCCAACCCGATTGCCTTTGGCATCTCGCCGTCGTTCATCATTGCCTTGCTGATCATCATCATCGCCCAGGCCGTGCTGACCCGTACCGTATTCGGCCGCTACCTGATCGGCATCGGCACCAACGAAGAAGCGGTGCGTCTGGCCGGGATCAATCCAAAACCCTACAAGATCCTGGTATTCAGTCTGATGGGGCTGTTGGCCGGTATTGCCGCGCTGTTTCAGATTTCCCGTCTGGAGGCGGCGGACCCGAATGCCGGCTCCGGATTGGAGCTGCAAGTGATCGCCGCGGTGGTGATCGGCGGCACCAGTCTGATGGGCGGCCGTGGTTCGGTAATCAGCACCTTCTTCGGGGTTCTGATCATTTCCGTACTGGCGGCGGGCCTGGCGCAGATCGGCGCGACCGAGCCGACCAAACGCATCATCACCGGCGCAGTGATCGTGGTGGCGGTGGTGCTTGATACTTATCGCAGTCAGCGCGCAAGCCGGCGGACCTGA
- the rbsD gene encoding D-ribose pyranase, giving the protein MKKTPLLNVALSRLIASLGHGDMVVIGDAGLPVPPGVELIDLALTQGIPDFVSTLNVVLSEMQVERHVLAEEILDKQPPALSSLDELNAKGALGQRELLSHEQFKVLSRQARAIVRTGECAPYCNIVLVSGVTF; this is encoded by the coding sequence ATGAAAAAGACACCTTTGCTCAACGTCGCGCTGTCTCGGCTGATCGCTTCCTTGGGTCACGGCGACATGGTCGTGATCGGCGATGCCGGCCTGCCCGTACCGCCGGGCGTCGAACTGATCGACCTGGCCCTGACCCAGGGTATTCCGGATTTCGTCAGCACCTTGAACGTCGTGCTCAGCGAAATGCAGGTTGAGCGCCATGTGCTGGCCGAGGAAATTCTGGACAAACAACCACCCGCCTTGAGCTCTCTGGATGAGCTGAATGCCAAGGGCGCGCTGGGCCAGCGTGAGCTGCTCAGCCATGAACAATTCAAAGTCCTCAGTCGACAGGCGCGAGCGATTGTCCGTACCGGCGAATGTGCGCCGTACTGCAACATCGTGCTGGTCTCGGGGGTGACCTTCTGA
- a CDS encoding LacI family DNA-binding transcriptional regulator → MATIKDVAALAGISYTTVSHVVNKTRPVSEEVRIKVEAAIKTLDYVPSAVARSLKAKTTATIGLLVPNSLNPYFAELARGIEDYCERNGYCVILCNSDDNPDKQRSYLRVLLEKRIDGLIVASAGGDAGLAEGLAGVRTPMVIVDRGLEGVNADLVRIDHEYGAYLATRHLLELGHRDIATIGGPAGTSVAQMRLAGYCRALKEAGVEVHRERMLESDFTSTGGYNAAAILLEKNPPSAIFAGNDMIGIGVLRAAAERNVRVPTELSVIGFDDIQMSRYVYPALTTVGQSILQLGEMAAEVLLRRIATPDMATDQRIVTPSIVLRESTAPLAGVFDEYR, encoded by the coding sequence ATGGCAACGATCAAGGATGTAGCGGCACTCGCGGGGATTTCCTACACCACGGTGTCCCATGTGGTGAACAAGACCCGGCCGGTCAGCGAAGAGGTACGGATCAAAGTCGAGGCGGCGATCAAGACCCTGGACTACGTGCCGAGCGCCGTGGCCCGTTCATTGAAAGCCAAGACCACGGCGACCATCGGTTTGCTGGTGCCTAACAGCCTCAACCCGTACTTCGCTGAACTGGCCCGTGGCATTGAGGATTACTGCGAGCGTAACGGCTATTGCGTGATCCTCTGCAACTCCGACGACAACCCGGACAAACAGCGCAGTTACCTGCGCGTGTTGCTGGAAAAACGCATCGACGGGTTGATCGTGGCCTCGGCCGGTGGCGACGCGGGGCTGGCAGAAGGTCTCGCCGGCGTGCGCACACCGATGGTCATCGTCGACCGCGGGCTGGAAGGTGTAAATGCCGACCTTGTACGTATCGATCACGAATACGGTGCCTACCTGGCCACCCGGCATCTGCTGGAGCTGGGCCACCGGGACATCGCCACCATCGGTGGCCCGGCAGGTACCAGCGTGGCGCAGATGCGTCTGGCCGGTTATTGCCGAGCCTTGAAAGAGGCGGGGGTGGAAGTACATCGCGAGCGCATGCTGGAAAGTGACTTCACCAGCACTGGCGGTTACAACGCCGCCGCGATTCTGCTGGAAAAGAACCCGCCCAGCGCGATCTTCGCCGGCAACGACATGATTGGCATTGGCGTGTTGCGAGCGGCTGCCGAGCGCAATGTGCGTGTGCCGACAGAACTGTCGGTGATCGGCTTCGACGATATCCAGATGAGCCGTTATGTCTACCCGGCGCTGACCACCGTGGGCCAGTCGATCCTGCAACTCGGTGAGATGGCGGCCGAGGTTCTGTTACGACGAATCGCAACACCCGACATGGCCACCGATCAGCGGATCGTGACGCCCAGTATTGTCCTGCGAGAATCGACTGCGCCGCTTGCCGGTGTGTTCGACGAATACCGCTGA
- a CDS encoding SPOR domain-containing protein, whose amino-acid sequence MRKMVLVIAVLALVGCDQGKGVDAQKPKPAVVSAPAAVTGPQWDVEVRGETPQAVSDLSGWLIEHSFVSSIVKENGKTRILLGPFNSKAEAEAKQAEVAAALTRAKKQNIEVLVLERPVAQ is encoded by the coding sequence GTGCGCAAAATGGTCTTGGTAATCGCAGTACTGGCGCTGGTTGGGTGCGATCAAGGTAAGGGCGTTGACGCTCAAAAGCCGAAGCCGGCAGTCGTTTCCGCGCCCGCGGCAGTCACCGGGCCGCAATGGGATGTCGAAGTGCGAGGCGAAACGCCCCAGGCTGTCAGCGACCTGAGCGGCTGGCTGATCGAGCACAGCTTTGTGTCCAGCATCGTCAAGGAAAACGGCAAGACTCGCATTCTGCTCGGACCATTCAATTCGAAAGCCGAGGCCGAAGCCAAGCAGGCCGAGGTGGCTGCGGCGCTTACCCGGGCCAAGAAACAGAACATCGAAGTGCTGGTGCTTGAGCGTCCCGTAGCCCAGTAA
- a CDS encoding DUF2214 family protein yields MLVHWSLAAIHLLAFALGFWAVLTRGTAFSRLAAGSGEARRVLMADNLWGISAVILLISGGMRAFGGYEKGTDYYLHQPLFHLKMTLFVLILLLEVAPMITLIKWRVALSRGAAIDTGRAKLFARISHIEGLLVLLMVVAATGMARGVTFG; encoded by the coding sequence ATGCTGGTTCATTGGTCGCTTGCGGCAATTCACTTGCTGGCTTTCGCATTGGGGTTCTGGGCTGTACTGACGCGGGGAACCGCATTCAGCCGTCTGGCGGCCGGGTCGGGGGAGGCTCGCCGAGTGTTGATGGCCGATAATCTGTGGGGGATCTCTGCCGTCATCCTCTTGATCTCCGGTGGGATGCGGGCCTTCGGTGGGTACGAAAAAGGTACGGATTACTACCTTCACCAGCCATTGTTCCATCTCAAGATGACGCTGTTCGTGCTGATCTTGCTGCTCGAAGTGGCGCCGATGATCACGCTGATCAAATGGCGGGTAGCACTGAGTCGTGGCGCGGCGATCGATACCGGGCGCGCAAAGCTGTTTGCGCGGATCAGTCATATCGAAGGGCTGCTGGTGTTGCTGATGGTGGTGGCGGCCACGGGCATGGCGCGCGGCGTAACGTTTGGTTAG
- the csrA gene encoding carbon storage regulator CsrA, with translation MLILTRKVGESINIGDDITITILGVSGQQVRIGINAPKDVAVHREEIYQRIQAGLTAPDKPQTP, from the coding sequence ATGCTGATACTCACCCGCAAAGTCGGTGAAAGCATAAATATCGGTGACGACATTACGATCACCATACTGGGCGTGAGCGGCCAGCAAGTCCGGATCGGGATCAACGCGCCGAAAGACGTCGCAGTGCATCGCGAAGAAATCTATCAACGCATTCAGGCTGGCCTGACCGCTCCAGACAAGCCGCAAACTCCCTGA
- a CDS encoding siderophore-interacting protein — protein sequence MASATPYKIFDAVLAHKKTLSPHLMRVTLAGPMVAEMATWAPDQRVKLFFPAEDGSPARLAHDQHWYARYRSMPAHQRPAMRTYTIRHLRAEQGEVDIDFVLHGETGPASRWAIRSGVGEPIQIVAPDRQFSAQDAGGFEWKPPHTLKHLLLVADATALPAALGILDEMAALAEPPTTQAFFEVASAEDALPVPEWPGLSVRWLVRDHSAGRAAGSLMVEAVRGAELPVTSSQTHATVELAEVDVDQEILWETSDSTGHGFYGWIAGETMAVMSLRKYLIKERGIARESLNLMGYWRYNKSGG from the coding sequence ATGGCCTCCGCCACCCCTTACAAAATATTCGACGCGGTCCTGGCGCACAAAAAGACCCTCAGCCCACATTTAATGCGCGTGACCCTGGCCGGTCCGATGGTCGCCGAAATGGCCACCTGGGCGCCGGATCAGCGCGTCAAACTGTTCTTTCCAGCCGAAGACGGGTCGCCTGCCAGACTGGCTCATGACCAGCATTGGTATGCGCGCTACCGTTCAATGCCGGCCCACCAGCGTCCGGCAATGCGCACTTACACCATCCGGCATTTGCGGGCCGAGCAAGGCGAAGTGGACATCGACTTCGTATTGCACGGTGAAACCGGTCCGGCCTCCCGTTGGGCAATCCGGTCGGGAGTGGGCGAGCCAATCCAGATTGTTGCGCCTGATCGTCAGTTTTCAGCGCAAGACGCGGGAGGTTTCGAATGGAAGCCGCCTCACACGCTCAAGCATCTGTTGCTGGTGGCTGATGCCACGGCATTGCCCGCCGCTCTCGGCATTCTGGACGAGATGGCTGCCTTGGCCGAGCCGCCGACGACTCAGGCATTTTTCGAGGTGGCCAGCGCAGAAGACGCATTGCCGGTTCCTGAATGGCCTGGGTTGTCAGTGCGGTGGCTGGTCCGGGATCATTCCGCCGGTAGGGCAGCAGGTTCGCTGATGGTTGAAGCGGTCCGTGGTGCGGAGCTGCCGGTTACTTCCTCGCAGACTCACGCAACAGTGGAGCTGGCCGAGGTCGATGTCGACCAAGAGATTCTCTGGGAAACCTCCGACTCGACCGGTCATGGTTTCTACGGTTGGATCGCCGGGGAAACGATGGCTGTGATGAGCCTGCGCAAGTACTTGATCAAGGAGCGTGGCATCGCTCGGGAGTCACTCAATCTGATGGGTTACTGGCGCTACAACAAAAGCGGCGGATAG
- a CDS encoding sugar ABC transporter ATP-binding protein, whose product MSVSAPNAVLSVSGIGKTYAQPVLTGIDLTLMRGEVLALTGENGAGKSTLSKIIGGLVTPTTGYMQFQGQEYRPGSRTQAEDLGIRMVMQELNLLPTLSVAENLFLDNLPSNGGWISRKQLRKAAIEAMAQVGLDAIDPDTLVGELGIGHQQMVEIARNLIGDCHVLILDEPTAMLTAREVEMLFEQITRLQARGVSIIYISHRLEELARVAQRIAVLRDGNLVCVEPMANYNSEQLVTLMVGRELGEHIDLGPRNIGAPALTVSGLTRSDKVRDVSFEVRAGEIYGISGLIGAGRTELLRLIFGADTADSGTVALGSPARVVSIRSPADAVGHGIALITEDRKGEGLLLTQSISANIALGNMPVISSGGIVNNADEMSLAQRQIDAMRIRSSSPTQLVSELSGGNQQKVVIGRWLERDCSVMLFDEPTRGIDVGAKFDIYALLGELTRQGKALVVVSSDLRELMLICDRIGVLSAGRLIDTFERDSWTQDDLLAAAFAGYQKRDALLNEAAPRDLP is encoded by the coding sequence ATGTCAGTTTCCGCCCCGAACGCTGTCCTCTCGGTCAGCGGCATCGGCAAGACCTACGCCCAACCTGTCCTGACCGGCATCGACCTGACGCTGATGCGCGGTGAAGTGCTGGCGCTGACCGGCGAGAACGGTGCCGGCAAAAGTACACTGTCGAAAATCATTGGCGGGCTGGTCACGCCGACCACCGGCTACATGCAATTTCAGGGGCAGGAATACCGCCCTGGCAGCCGCACCCAGGCCGAAGACCTGGGCATCCGCATGGTCATGCAAGAACTCAATCTGTTGCCGACCCTGTCAGTGGCGGAAAATCTGTTTCTCGACAACCTTCCCAGCAATGGCGGCTGGATCAGCCGCAAACAACTGCGCAAAGCCGCGATCGAGGCCATGGCCCAGGTAGGGCTCGACGCGATCGACCCGGACACCCTGGTCGGCGAACTTGGCATCGGCCACCAACAAATGGTCGAGATCGCGCGCAATCTGATCGGCGACTGCCATGTGCTGATCCTCGACGAACCGACGGCGATGCTGACCGCCCGTGAAGTCGAGATGCTGTTCGAGCAGATCACCCGCCTGCAAGCTCGGGGCGTGTCGATCATCTACATCTCCCACCGGCTCGAAGAGCTGGCGCGGGTCGCCCAGCGCATTGCGGTGTTGCGTGACGGCAACCTGGTCTGCGTCGAGCCGATGGCCAATTACAACAGCGAGCAACTGGTCACGTTGATGGTCGGCCGTGAACTCGGCGAACACATCGACCTGGGGCCGCGCAACATTGGCGCTCCCGCCTTGACGGTTAGTGGGCTGACTCGCTCGGACAAAGTTCGCGACGTGTCCTTCGAAGTCCGCGCCGGTGAGATCTACGGGATTTCCGGATTGATCGGGGCAGGGCGCACCGAGTTGCTGCGTCTGATCTTCGGTGCCGACACCGCAGACAGTGGCACCGTTGCGCTGGGTTCGCCGGCTCGGGTGGTGAGCATCCGTTCGCCGGCTGATGCGGTCGGTCACGGCATCGCCCTGATCACCGAGGACCGCAAAGGCGAAGGCCTGCTGCTGACCCAGTCGATCAGCGCCAACATCGCGCTGGGCAACATGCCGGTGATTTCCAGTGGCGGCATCGTCAACAACGCTGACGAAATGTCCCTGGCCCAACGTCAGATCGATGCCATGCGCATCCGCAGTTCGAGTCCGACGCAACTGGTTTCCGAGCTGTCGGGTGGCAACCAGCAGAAGGTCGTGATCGGCCGTTGGCTGGAGCGTGACTGTTCGGTAATGCTGTTCGATGAACCGACCCGTGGCATCGATGTGGGCGCCAAGTTCGACATCTATGCGCTGCTCGGTGAACTGACCCGGCAGGGCAAGGCGCTGGTGGTGGTGTCCAGCGACCTGCGTGAACTGATGCTGATCTGCGACCGGATCGGCGTGTTGTCGGCGGGGCGCCTGATCGACACTTTCGAGCGCGACAGCTGGACCCAGGATGATTTGCTTGCTGCCGCGTTCGCCGGCTACCAAAAACGTGATGCGTTGCTCAACGAAGCAGCGCCTAGGGATCTTCCATGA
- the rbsK gene encoding ribokinase, whose translation MPAKVVVIGSLNMDLVTRAPRLPRGGETLIGQSFATVSGGKGANQAVAAARLGAQVSMVGCVGSDAYGEELRGALMVEQIDCQAVSTVEGSSGVALIVVDDNSQNAIVIVAGANGALTPQVIDRFDAVLQAADVIICQLEVPDATVGHALKRGRELGKIVILNPAPASRPLPADWYASIDYLIPNESEASALSGLPVDSLASAETAATRLIALGAGKVIITLGAQGSMFANGTGFEHFPAPTVKAVDTTAAGDTFVGGFAAALASGKTEAEAIRFGQVAAALSVTRAGAQPSIPTLSEVQAYKAP comes from the coding sequence ATGCCAGCAAAAGTAGTGGTGATAGGCAGCCTGAACATGGACCTGGTGACCCGGGCTCCACGGCTGCCCCGTGGCGGTGAGACGCTGATCGGGCAGTCGTTTGCCACGGTTTCCGGCGGCAAGGGCGCGAACCAGGCGGTCGCTGCGGCGCGGCTGGGAGCGCAGGTGTCGATGGTCGGTTGTGTCGGCAGCGATGCTTACGGTGAAGAACTGCGCGGGGCTCTGATGGTCGAGCAGATCGACTGCCAGGCCGTCAGCACTGTCGAGGGTTCCAGCGGCGTGGCATTGATTGTGGTCGATGACAACAGCCAGAACGCAATCGTGATCGTCGCCGGTGCCAATGGTGCGCTGACGCCACAGGTGATCGACCGGTTCGATGCCGTGTTGCAGGCGGCGGACGTGATTATTTGTCAGCTGGAAGTGCCGGATGCCACGGTGGGTCACGCCCTCAAGCGCGGCCGTGAGCTGGGCAAAATCGTGATCCTCAACCCGGCGCCGGCCAGTCGTCCGCTGCCAGCAGATTGGTATGCGTCCATCGATTACCTGATTCCCAATGAAAGCGAGGCCTCGGCGCTGAGCGGTTTGCCGGTTGACTCCCTTGCGTCCGCCGAAACCGCCGCAACCCGATTGATCGCACTGGGTGCCGGTAAGGTCATCATCACCCTGGGTGCTCAAGGGTCAATGTTCGCCAACGGTACAGGCTTCGAACATTTCCCGGCACCGACGGTGAAGGCTGTCGATACCACGGCGGCCGGCGATACCTTCGTCGGCGGTTTTGCTGCCGCGCTGGCGTCCGGCAAAACCGAAGCTGAAGCGATCCGTTTCGGCCAGGTAGCCGCGGCGCTTTCAGTCACCCGTGCCGGCGCGCAACCCTCGATTCCCACCTTGTCCGAAGTACAGGCGTACAAAGCACCATGA
- a CDS encoding DUF1654 domain-containing protein has product MPTVKYCMHVQLNKDNSVASTSASPDAYQRMGIRVQKIINSPTAQKAKAALIFRLPDEPVDEWEQLLEEIDENDNVTLAYRDDGGVQIFWVVPKED; this is encoded by the coding sequence ATGCCTACAGTTAAATACTGTATGCACGTACAGCTTAATAAGGATAATTCCGTGGCCTCCACCTCTGCTTCTCCTGATGCCTATCAACGCATGGGCATACGCGTTCAGAAAATCATCAATTCCCCCACCGCTCAGAAAGCCAAAGCCGCACTGATCTTCCGTTTACCGGACGAGCCTGTGGATGAGTGGGAGCAATTGCTCGAAGAAATTGATGAGAACGACAACGTCACCCTCGCCTATCGCGACGATGGCGGTGTGCAGATTTTCTGGGTTGTGCCGAAGGAAGATTGA
- a CDS encoding sugar ABC transporter substrate-binding protein: MKLPFAGRLLAVAMLAAASAALPVSSAFAETPEKPKVALVMKSLANEFFLTMEDGAKAYQKDHSGDFELISNGIKDETDTAGQTRIVEQMILAKVNALVIAPADSKAMVPVIKKAIDAGITVINIDNQLDPAVVKSKNITVPFVGPDNRKGARLVGEYLAKQLKAGDEVGIIEGVSTTTNAQARTAGFKDAMEAAQIKVVSLQSGDWEIDKGNKVAASILSEYPDVKALLAGNDSMAVGAVSAVRAAGKAGKVQVVGYDNINAIKPMLKDGRVLATADQFAARQAVFGIETALKIIKGEKVDSGANGVIETPVELVTK; encoded by the coding sequence ATGAAGCTGCCATTCGCTGGACGTCTTCTTGCTGTCGCTATGCTGGCCGCCGCATCTGCCGCGCTGCCTGTCTCTTCGGCTTTCGCCGAGACTCCTGAAAAACCCAAAGTCGCACTGGTCATGAAGTCCCTGGCCAACGAGTTCTTCCTGACCATGGAAGACGGTGCCAAGGCTTATCAGAAAGACCATTCCGGCGATTTTGAGCTGATCTCCAACGGCATCAAGGACGAAACGGATACTGCGGGCCAGACGCGCATCGTCGAGCAAATGATTCTGGCCAAGGTCAATGCGCTGGTCATCGCGCCGGCTGACTCCAAGGCCATGGTTCCCGTGATCAAGAAAGCCATCGATGCCGGTATCACCGTGATCAACATCGATAACCAGCTCGACCCGGCCGTGGTCAAAAGCAAGAACATCACCGTCCCGTTCGTAGGCCCGGATAACCGCAAAGGCGCTCGTCTGGTCGGCGAGTATCTGGCCAAGCAGCTGAAGGCCGGTGACGAAGTCGGCATCATCGAAGGCGTGTCCACCACCACCAACGCCCAGGCCCGCACCGCAGGCTTCAAAGACGCGATGGAAGCGGCGCAGATCAAGGTTGTCTCGTTGCAGTCCGGTGACTGGGAGATCGACAAGGGCAACAAGGTTGCCGCCTCGATCCTCAGCGAATACCCGGACGTCAAAGCGCTGCTGGCCGGTAACGACAGCATGGCCGTCGGTGCCGTTTCCGCCGTGCGTGCGGCAGGCAAGGCCGGCAAGGTGCAAGTGGTCGGTTACGACAACATCAACGCCATCAAGCCAATGTTGAAAGACGGCCGCGTCCTGGCGACCGCTGACCAGTTTGCCGCCAGGCAAGCCGTGTTCGGTATCGAGACTGCGCTGAAAATCATCAAGGGCGAGAAGGTCGACAGCGGCGCCAACGGCGTGATCGAAACGCCGGTAGAGCTGGTCACCAAGTAA